The genomic window CTACGTTTTGCACTGCTTCTCGATAAGTTTGTCCATCAGCCATACAACCTGGTAATTCTGGTACTTCTGCAATAAATGCTCGATCTTCTTCGCTCCAGTAAATCATAATTTCATAGCGAAGTGTCATTTCGATCTCCTAAATTGTACTTAATAATTACTGTGCGTATTTGCTTTACTTGATAAGCTTTTGCTTGCGAACCTTTAGGTTGAAGATTGAGAATTTCTTCAACACCTTCCTTAGTAAAAATATGATGATTACCACGAATTCGCTCTTCAAAGCCTAAGTTGCGTAACAGGTGGCATAGCTGGGCAAATGGAATGTTAGCATCCGATGCTCCCAATAATATTTTAGCTAGAATTTTGTTTTGTTGACTCACAATTTTGAGTAATTATTTGATTTTGACATCTACAATGAAGACTGTAACTGACAAATATATCACTCAAACATTTCTACTTTTAAAGAGAAGATCGCACTCATGGTAACCGTTCATCAAAAGAATAAAGAGATCGCCTCTCCCAATAGAAAAAGCGATCGCTCTCAACCCATTTGATATTTATAGCAGTATCTTTTAGATTAAGCTCAAACACATTTAATTTGTATATTTAATTTTGCTAAAACTCTTGTGGGGCGGGCATCTTGCCTGCCTTCATTACGATTCCGACTCTGACTGACCAAATACTCTTTTTGGGTTTGACTTCCTTAAACTCTAGGCTCGAATGGAATGGATTCTCTTTCCAAAGCTGATAATTTTTCTTGGCAGTTTCTTGTATGCGCTGTGGCAACTCCAGAAATAATTCCCGAAACTTTCTGGTTCTGGATGACCGCATTACTCTTCACCGAACCCTTTATCCTCCGTCTTCCCTTCTCGATCTTCAATCAAGGCTTCGTGCGCCATCTGCTGGAGAACTCCTAGATCGATATCTGGATTCGATAAACTTTCTTGCCACTTCAATTCATTTTGAATATCTTCTAGTAGTTGTTGGGCAAGCTCATCTTGAAGATGAGTTGGGAGTTTCTGCATTTCTTGGAAAGCTTCTTCTACCAAGCTAGCCATAAATGTTTTCCTATGTAGTTTACTTTAAATAGTAAAGCGATCGCACTTAGGATTAAACCTGATCGCCCTACTTCAAACCTCAACGCGATCGCATCCATAACAGAAAAGGTGATCGCACTCATGGCAACTGTTGATGAAAAGTCAGTGGCAATTTCCTTGACTAAGGCTATAGTATCAAATTATGATACTATAAATGACTCTAACTAAGAAACATCAAAACTCTTTCTAAGATATTTGAGAAACCAGTCAGAGCAGATATCGCTTGGGCTGATATCGAATCGATGCTGAAAGCTATGGGAGCGGAAATCTCTGAAGGTAGAGGTTCAAGAGTACGAATTGCCTTGCAAGGTGTCAAAGCAGTATTTCACAGACCGCACCCTGAAAAGGAAACAGACAAGGGATCTGTTGCTTCCATGAGGCGCTTTTTAACTGAAGCAGGAATGATGGAAGAAGCTAAGGACGAGCATGAGGAAAAGGATCTAAAAGATGATGAAATACAAGAATTATGAATCTAGAGTCTCATTTGATGATGAAGCGGGTATTTTTCATGGTGAGGTGATAGGGATTCGAGATGTCATTACTTTCCAAGGTGAAAGTGTTGCAGAGTTAAGAAGAGCTTTTGCAGAATCAGTGGATGATTATCTGGCTTTTTGTGCTGAACGTGGAGAAGAACCGGATAAGCCGTTTTCCGGTCGTTTTGTACTCAGGATTAAGCCAGAGTTGCACAAGCAAATTTATTTGGCAGCTAAACAGGAAGGAAAAAGCCTAAACGCTTGGGTTGAAGAAAAGTTGTCGTGGCAGAAATATTCAGCTTAAAAATTAAAGCGATCGCCCCTCTTCAACAAAAAGCGATCCGATCGCTCAACTTCGATAGTTTCCTTTTATCAAAACCTCTCTATAAAATCCTTGTGTTTTGATTTTTCTGCGATTAAGCTATACAGTTTTTGTTTGTATTCTGAATGCACCCAAGTCAAATCATCAACAGTAAGATTCATTGCGTTCATGGTTTCGGCTAAGACTGTAGGGATGTTTGGCTGATTATACCGCACGCAAATTTCTATACCAGGTTCGGGAGAATGGAGATGACGAACTAAACTGACTTGAGATCCAAAAGGTAAAACTAAGGTAGCAAAAACTAAGTAATCTAAGTCGTCGTAACTTTCTTTAAATTCCAGATTATTCGATCTACTTATTTCCGCAGGTTCTTGTCGAATCATGGCTACTAGCACAGTTTCGGCAACCAGATCTTCAAGTTGAACTAAATTCTGAGTGCGAGCGAAAGTCATGGATAATAACAAATCTCCGTTACTCTAATTTTAGCGTAGTCACCTTCTGTATAAACTCCTGAGCGATCGCCGCTCCAAAGTGCTAAATGAGGTGGTGTGCCAGGATCTGGAGGAACATCTGTCATAAATTTTATCCCTCTCGATCCTTGTCCACCAATCCATCTGGTGTACGCTTTTACTTGTGGATTGATAGATTGAAGATAATTTCTGGGAACCTTTCCCCAAATCTCTTTACTTTGAATCTGTAATTTGATCGCTGTAGGATCGGTTTCAATCCGATATAATGGCCCATAAAGCAATTAATTTCTCCTGTTGGCGATCGCCTCCTTGTTTTATAATCTCACCGATAAGATGCGATCGCACTCTCCCCAACAGAAACGCGATCGCACTTTTAAGAGCCTCCAACTTCAATTACTTCCCCTGGAGCAATTGTATTTAAGAGGTTACAAACATCTGGTATCAAAGGAACTAAATCTGGCAACCTATTACTACGTGCTACAAGAACGATGACTGCCACTCCAGCTTGCTTTAAGTTTTGCTGATAGCGCAAATTTTGGTCTGTAGTAAGCAGAACCGTGAAGCCCTCTTGAGTCATGAGTTGCAACAATTCACCGTTCTTTTTCCCCGACCATCCCATCTCAACAACTGTGCAGATCTCGTATTCGGCGAGTTCGCGTTTTAGGGGGCGTGGGGCGCATTCATCAAGCAGGATTCGCATAGCCCACCAGCATATCTTTCGCCAATTCCAGGGCTGCGATCGCTTGCTCGCGTCTAACACTAGGGAAATGATCTAAGAATTCGTCGAGTCGATCGCCTGCTTCGAGATAATCGAGCAAAGTTTTGACGGGTACGCGAGTTCCTAAAAAAACTGGGGTTCCTCCCAGGATATCAGGGTCGCTATGAATAACAGGCGTTGTGGTTGTCATGTCAGTTATTCTGTATAGCTTAATTTTCTCCGATCTTAGCCTACAAATGCTGGAGAAAAATTGGCGATCGCTCCTCAAACCTCAACCGGATCGCTTCTCTCCAACAGAAAATGCGATCGCTCCACCTCAACCCGATCGCCTCCCCTCTACACAAAAGCGATCGCACCCTCTTCCAACCCAAGCATGATCGCACTTCAAACCCACCTCTATCGCTCGATCTTAAACTCCACCCGATCGCCCTTCCCAACACAAAGCGATCGCCCTAACATAAAAGCGATCGCCCCTCTTCCAACCCAATCCGATCGCCTCACTTCAAACCTCAACCTGATCGCACTTTCTCAACAAAAAGCGATCACACTCCCCTACAGAACAAAAAACGCGATCGCCTTATATTTGCTTGGGAATCTACTTTATCTTATTACTTCAATATAATCCATACAATCTAAAGATATTCTACCTAAAGATATTCCACTTTGTGCATAGTACTCATTAACACAAGCTAATGTCTTTTGTTTATTGGCTGTTATTCTAGCTTGATACTGTTCTAGTATTCTTGCACAGTTCTCGTATGTTGATTTAGTGTAATTTTGATACGCACTGTCAGGAAGTTTATAACAAAAATCTTCAGCAGCAGTTCTTTCAAACTTTTTATACTTAAATTCTTCAGCGTATGATTTTGCAGGAAAAAGTAAACTGCCTGCGATCGCTAAGCACGCTAAAATGCCAATTTTATTCATATCATTTCAGGGAAAATCAACTTCAATAAGATTATTCCCATTTCCAACACCAAAATACTTGATAAATGTTTAATTTTAGAAATTTACGTGACATTACGGATAATAACTATCAATCCGGAAGTGCGATCGCCAATCGCCCGTAGGTTGGGTTGACGAAGGAAACCCAACACAACCGACAAATAACCGCTTCAAATCGGTATAAATAAAATTTGACCTATTGATGAAATAATTTTAAATCCCATAAATGACAATCGGTGGCAGGTTAACCCCCCACCGATTAAGTGCTTCTGACTCCCGATCTCTTACTCAATCCCCTCAATTTTGTCTTCGACTTCTTGATACAACTCGCGCAGCAAATCTAGGTTACTTTCGCTAGTTTCCCAATAACCGCGACCATTTACTTCTAACAAAGTAGAAACCACCTTGCGGAAAGAATGGGGATTCAGGTTCATCAGGCGATTCCGCATCTCCTCATCTTGGATAAAGGTAGAATTGGTATCCTCATAAACCCAGTTATCTACCGCACCAGCAGTCGCACTCCAACCCATAGTATTAACTAACCGTTTGGAGAGTTCCCGCACCCCTTCATAGCCGTGAGACAGCATTCCCTCATACCATTTAGGATTGAGTAACTTGGTTCTTGCATCCAAACGCACGGTTTCTGATAAAGTACGGACTTGAGCGTTAGCTGTGGTTGTATCGGCAATATATGCTGTGGGAGTCTTCCCATCAGCGCGCAAAGTTGCTACCAACTTAGTAGGATCTGAGTCGAAATAGTGGGAAACGTCAGTTAAGCTGATTTCTGAAGAATCCAGGTTTTGGAAAGTTACTTCAGCTTTCTTCAGGGCGCTTTCAAAAATACCTCTAGACTCCTGCATGATTCCAGGATTGTCGCCATCAAAAGCAAAGGATTTGCGTTTTAGGTACATTTCCTGCAACTCAGTTTCATCTTCCCAAGTGCTATTTTCTACAGCTAGGTTGACATTAGAAGAATAGGAACCGGAAGCATTAGAAAAGACGCGGGTGGCTGCTTGACGCAGATTAATTCCCATTTCTTCGGCTTGCTGAAGGGCGTGTTTGCGAACGTAGTTCATTTCTAGAGGTTCGTCGGCTTCTGCTGCCATTTTCACGGCTTGGTCTAGCAAGTTCATCTGATTGATAAACAAGTCGCGGAACACTCCAGAACAGTTGATTACTACGTCAATCCGAGGTCTACCTAACTCTTCTAAAGTCAGCAACTCTAGCTTATTGACTCTTCCCAAAGCATCGGGAACTGGACGCACCCCTACCATCCACATAATTTGAGCGAGGGATTCGCCATAGGTTTTGATGTTATCTGTACCCCAGAGGACGCAGGAGATGGTTTCAGGCATCTGACCGCCTGTATCTGCCATATGACGCGCCAAAAGCCTATCGACGACGATTTTGGCGGATTGAACGGCGGCGGTTGTCGGGATAGATTGAGGATCTAAGGCGTGAATGTTTTTTCCTGTAGGTAAAACATCGGGATTCCGAATCGGATCTCCACCAGGCCCTGGAAGGATATACTCACCTTCCAAACTTTTGAGTAATGCTCCTAGTTCATTATCAGCACAAACTTGCTGCAAACAGAATTCTAGGTACTCAAATAGGGGTTTTAAGACATCTGGATCTACCTTTTTATAGTCAGATTTATGCAATGACTCGATCCAAGGTTCCTTTTTACCCATGTTGAAGAAGTTCAGCCGAGATACCAAAGAAACCCGTCCTTCAGCGTTAGTTTGCTCCTTAACTAATGCTCCTACGGCTTCGCGAGTTGCCATAGTAATATCTTGCAGCAGTTGAACATCGGTTAAAATCCCCTTATCGCTGTTGCGGTAAATCTCATCGATATCTCTACCGATACTATTGGCGATTATTCGAGGAAGACTGAGAATTTCTTCTTCTGTTCGATCCAAAGCGGCGATATTAACCAAGGTAGCTACAGCTTCTTCGGCGGTAGGTGGTTTACCGACGACGTGTAACCCGCAAGGTAGCAAACGGGATTCGATTTCCATCAACTTGCGGTAGACAATCCCGACAATGTTATCGCGTTCCTCAGCACTCAATTCTCTCGCATCAGCTTCGGGTAACTCGATATCTCGATCTAAGTTCACCATCTTACATTTATCGACGATGGAGTTGACAATGGGGATACCGCGACCAGAATTTTTCAGGGTTTGGTAAGAAGCAATTAACTCGCTAAGTTCCTTCAAACCTTTGTACAATCCAGCATTTTCGGCGGGAGGAGTCAGGTAAGATATTGTAGCGGCGTAACCCCGACGCTTAGCGATTGTAGCTTCACTAGGGTTATTCGCAGCGTAGTAATAGAGGTTGGGAATACTCCCAATCAGGTTATCTGGATAGCAATCTCCAGACATCCCCATTTGCTTCCCTGGCATAAATTCTAAGGAACCGTGAGTTCCAAAGTGTAAAACTGCGTCAGCTTGCCAAACCTTCTCTAAATAGGTGTAATAGGCGGCAAAACCGTGATGAGGACTGGCAGAACGGGAGAATAACAACCGCATGGGATCGCCTTCATAACCAAAAGTAGGTTGAACGCCGATGAAGAGGTTACCAAAGTGCTTCCCGTAGATTAGTAAATTCTGTCCGTCACTATTGAGATGTCCTGGAGGTGCGCCCCAGTTTTCTTCTAAACGCTGGGAATAGGGGGTCAATTCCTCATATTCGGGAACTGACATCCGATAAGCTACGTTTAATTCGGGGCTGCTGTATTGGGCTTGGGCATCATGGATGACTTCTTGCATCAGCTTTTCGGCTGATTCGGGTAATTCTGGTAAGTCATAACCATTATTTTTGAGGGCTTTCATGACCTCGTAGATGGAACCAAATACATCGAGATAAGCCGCACTTCCGACATTGCCTTTATCTGGAGGGAAGCTGAAGACTGTAATGGCAACTTTTTTGGTTAATTTGGGTTTGCGGCGGAGATTTGCCCATTTAATGGCGCGTCCAGCGATCGCTTCTATTCTATCTTGCAAGGCGATCGCTCTTCCTGTAGTTCCATCTCTTCCAGATAAGATAATTGGCTCAATCGCCCCATCTAGTTCAGGAATAGCAATTTGTAAGGCAACTTGAATGGGATGCAAGCCTAAATCGCTATCTAGCCACTCTTCAGTGGTTTGGAAGACTAAAGGTAATGCCACCATGTAGGGACGATTCAGCCTTTTCAAAGAATCGATCGCTTTCGGGTGATCTTGTCTGGCTGGCCCTCCCACTAGGGCAAATCCCGTCAAGGAGACGACTGTATCGACGATGGTTTGTTTCGTCACCGGATCGAAAAAGAAAGCCTCCACGGGCTTAGAAAAGTCCAATCCGGCAGCAAACACCGGAATAACTCTGGCTCCCAAAGATTCTAACTCCTGGACGATCGCCACATAATGAGCATCATCGCCAGTAACTAGGTGAGTTCTTTGTAAAACCAACCCCACACAGGGAGACAGAGGATCTTTGAGATCGGCTGAGACATCTTTGCGACTGCTGAACCAGTTGAGATATTCTCTGACATCTTCAAACATGGTAGTCGCTAAAGGGTGCCAAATCCCCATATCTGGGTAGGTGACTGGATCTTGGTATTTTATCTCTGCATTTTGCAGTTTTTCTTGACCTGAGAAGATATATTTATCACTCAGCATCAGCAAGAAGTTTTCCAGATTTTCGGGAGAACCACCCAACCAATATTGGAAACTTAACATAAAGTTTCTCGCATCTTGGGCTTTATCTATGGGAAGATATTTCAAGACCTTGGGTAAAGTTTGCAATAGCTTCAGCATTCCATCTTGGAAGCCAGATCCCGACTTTTCTTTGCGCTTCCGCATGAACTGAGCGATCGCACTTTTAGATTGCCCCAATTGCGCCATCGAAAAGCTACCCATCTTGTTCAGACGCATCACTTGTGGCATTGATGGAAATACTACCGCAACATCTAAGCGATCGCGATGGGGTTCCACAGCAGCTACTACTTTATCGGCTAAATCCTCGATGAAGATTAGAGAAGCGATGAAAACATTCGCCTTCGCCATATCTGCCTGGAAATCTGCGTAATTTTCGGGGCTTCGCAGTTCTTCCAACAGATAACCACTGATTTCAATGGCTAATTGCGGGTGGTTTTGATTGATATGACGCACGGCTTGAGATAATGCGCTTTGATACTGAGGTTCTAACACGACATAGACCACCTTAATCAAAGATCTGCCTTTAATCTCATCTGGGGCAATGTGGCGAATGGTGGACTTGACGTGAGTGAACATGCAGTGTTGCTCCTTTAATGGTCTTTTTTGCGACTTTAGGGTTTGGAGTTGACATTCATGAGTTCAAGAAACTTGGTTTTCTGGCAACTCAGTACTCACTCTTTCTGTGAGGGCTATGTGTGGTTGTACCAGAAAATGCCTACCTGATGAGCATTTCAGCTTCCAACTGACACAATTTGATAAAAATGTTGCTTCTTTTTGTTACTCTTCTTAATCTTTTTGTCAGCGTTTAAAATAAATTATCTTTACAATAATTTACACTTATTGATCGCTCCTACTAGCAAGTATGTCAGCATGGAAACGGCGATCTTCAAGAGAGTATTTGATTGAGTCAAAATAAATTACATCTTCAGCTTGCCTCCCTTGGTTTAGGGGCTTTTTGTGCTTTTTACAGCGTCTTACCAAGCCAAGCGGCGGAAAAAATTTACTTTACCTATGGTTCTCTTCTTTTTTCTTTAAGGGTCAGTTCCCTGAAAACCTTCGCCACAGAAGGTAAAGTTAACCAAGATCTGAAATTTTATCTCAAACTCGTCGATCCAAAGCAGCAATCTAAGTTTCAGAAGGCTTTAACTCAAAAAGCAGATATCAGCCCGATTTTGCTCTCTCGTTTCTTTAATAGCAGTGTGGGAGAGAAGATTTTAGACAGGTTTGGGAGAACTCTACAGATTCCAGGAGGTGTTAATGGTAAGTATGGTATTCGGGGTGCTTTAGTACAAGCTGCATTAGATCCTCAAGGGTTGACACTACTAAACTTTCTACAGAAATTCCCGACAGAGATTCAAGTCGATCTCAATCGTGGTTTAGCAGTAGCCAAAGATGTTGAACAGTTCGTTACAGCTACTGAATCGATTGAGTCAGAAATGAGGAAAATCTCGACTCAGCAAATCGCCACTCAACCAGTGAGAGAT from Merismopedia glauca CCAP 1448/3 includes these protein-coding regions:
- a CDS encoding type II toxin-antitoxin system HicB family antitoxin; translation: MTLRYEIMIYWSEEDRAFIAEVPELPGCMADGQTYREAVQNVEIIMQEWVETAKELGRLIPEPKSHLISV
- a CDS encoding magnesium chelatase subunit H; its protein translation is MFTHVKSTIRHIAPDEIKGRSLIKVVYVVLEPQYQSALSQAVRHINQNHPQLAIEISGYLLEELRSPENYADFQADMAKANVFIASLIFIEDLADKVVAAVEPHRDRLDVAVVFPSMPQVMRLNKMGSFSMAQLGQSKSAIAQFMRKRKEKSGSGFQDGMLKLLQTLPKVLKYLPIDKAQDARNFMLSFQYWLGGSPENLENFLLMLSDKYIFSGQEKLQNAEIKYQDPVTYPDMGIWHPLATTMFEDVREYLNWFSSRKDVSADLKDPLSPCVGLVLQRTHLVTGDDAHYVAIVQELESLGARVIPVFAAGLDFSKPVEAFFFDPVTKQTIVDTVVSLTGFALVGGPARQDHPKAIDSLKRLNRPYMVALPLVFQTTEEWLDSDLGLHPIQVALQIAIPELDGAIEPIILSGRDGTTGRAIALQDRIEAIAGRAIKWANLRRKPKLTKKVAITVFSFPPDKGNVGSAAYLDVFGSIYEVMKALKNNGYDLPELPESAEKLMQEVIHDAQAQYSSPELNVAYRMSVPEYEELTPYSQRLEENWGAPPGHLNSDGQNLLIYGKHFGNLFIGVQPTFGYEGDPMRLLFSRSASPHHGFAAYYTYLEKVWQADAVLHFGTHGSLEFMPGKQMGMSGDCYPDNLIGSIPNLYYYAANNPSEATIAKRRGYAATISYLTPPAENAGLYKGLKELSELIASYQTLKNSGRGIPIVNSIVDKCKMVNLDRDIELPEADARELSAEERDNIVGIVYRKLMEIESRLLPCGLHVVGKPPTAEEAVATLVNIAALDRTEEEILSLPRIIANSIGRDIDEIYRNSDKGILTDVQLLQDITMATREAVGALVKEQTNAEGRVSLVSRLNFFNMGKKEPWIESLHKSDYKKVDPDVLKPLFEYLEFCLQQVCADNELGALLKSLEGEYILPGPGGDPIRNPDVLPTGKNIHALDPQSIPTTAAVQSAKIVVDRLLARHMADTGGQMPETISCVLWGTDNIKTYGESLAQIMWMVGVRPVPDALGRVNKLELLTLEELGRPRIDVVINCSGVFRDLFINQMNLLDQAVKMAAEADEPLEMNYVRKHALQQAEEMGINLRQAATRVFSNASGSYSSNVNLAVENSTWEDETELQEMYLKRKSFAFDGDNPGIMQESRGIFESALKKAEVTFQNLDSSEISLTDVSHYFDSDPTKLVATLRADGKTPTAYIADTTTANAQVRTLSETVRLDARTKLLNPKWYEGMLSHGYEGVRELSKRLVNTMGWSATAGAVDNWVYEDTNSTFIQDEEMRNRLMNLNPHSFRKVVSTLLEVNGRGYWETSESNLDLLRELYQEVEDKIEGIE
- a CDS encoding type II toxin-antitoxin system HicA family toxin, producing the protein MESMLKAMGAEISEGRGSRVRIALQGVKAVFHRPHPEKETDKGSVASMRRFLTEAGMMEEAKDEHEEKDLKDDEIQEL
- a CDS encoding type II toxin-antitoxin system HicA family toxin, whose amino-acid sequence is MSQQNKILAKILLGASDANIPFAQLCHLLRNLGFEERIRGNHHIFTKEGVEEILNLQPKGSQAKAYQVKQIRTVIIKYNLGDRNDTSL
- a CDS encoding DUF5615 family PIN-like protein, encoding MRILLDECAPRPLKRELAEYEICTVVEMGWSGKKNGELLQLMTQEGFTVLLTTDQNLRYQQNLKQAGVAVIVLVARSNRLPDLVPLIPDVCNLLNTIAPGEVIEVGGS
- a CDS encoding DUF433 domain-containing protein, whose protein sequence is MTTTTPVIHSDPDILGGTPVFLGTRVPVKTLLDYLEAGDRLDEFLDHFPSVRREQAIAALELAKDMLVGYANPA
- a CDS encoding type II toxin-antitoxin system HicB family antitoxin, whose protein sequence is MMKYKNYESRVSFDDEAGIFHGEVIGIRDVITFQGESVAELRRAFAESVDDYLAFCAERGEEPDKPFSGRFVLRIKPELHKQIYLAAKQEGKSLNAWVEEKLSWQKYSA